The following are encoded together in the Macadamia integrifolia cultivar HAES 741 chromosome 10, SCU_Mint_v3, whole genome shotgun sequence genome:
- the LOC122091436 gene encoding chaperone protein dnaJ 49-like — translation MDGNKDEAARCIGIAEAAMASGDKQRALKFIRIAQRLNQNLQLDDLLAACEKLESMTSTSSPDQKPVGQNHKEPTSSKFPELSHGGGNYTEEHLKLIREVKKNKDYYAILGVERTCSVEEIRKAYRKLSLKVHPDKNKAPGSEEAFKKVCKAFKCLSDEDSRRQYDQTGLVEEFEYNQQHNVRRRRRRTSHGFFDDDFDPDEIFRSFFGQAEMFRTAHVYRTTRGTATQQRENNNGGGPNLLVLIQILPFLAILLLAYLPFSEPSYSLQKTHSYHIPKVTEKHGVEFYVKSSDFDNKFPIGSLSRANLENLVVRDYKNTLVRYCRVELQRRQWNRNYPTPNCDMLQNFGVV, via the coding sequence ATGGATGGTAACAAGGATGAAGCAGCGAGATGCATCGGAATCGCTGAAGCAGCTATGGCTTCTGGAGATAAGCAGCGTGCTCTGAAATTCATCAGAATTGCACAACGCCTCAACCAAAATCTGCAGCTTGATGATCTACTTGCTGCGTGCGAAAAGTTAGAATCTATGACATCCACCTCTTCCCCTGATCAAAAGCCCGTAGGTCAAAACCACAAAGAGCCAACTTCATCTAAATTTCCTGAGCTATCGCATGGAGGAGGGAATTACACCGAAGAGCACCTTAAGCTGATCCGAGAAGTGAAGAAAAACAAGGATTACTATGcaattcttggggtggaaaGGACATGTTCCGTTGAGGAGATTAGGAAAGCTTACAGGAAATTATCTCTCAAGGTTCATCCTGACAAGAACAAGGCACCGGGTTCGGAAGAGGCATTTAAGAAAGTTTGCAAAGCTTTCAAGTGCTTGAGCGATGAAGATTCAAGGAGGCAGTATGATCAAACAGGTCTTGTTGAAGAATTTGAATACAATCAGCAACATAACgtcaggaggaggaggaggagaactTCGCATGGCTTCTttgatgatgattttgaccctgATGAAATATTCAGGTCATTCTTTGGTCAGGCAGAGATGTTTCGGACTGCCCATGTTTATAGGACTACTAGAGGAACGGCCACCCAACAAAGGGAAAATAATAATGGAGGAGGGCCTAATCTGTTGGTTCTTATTCAAATTTTGCCATTCCTTGCAATCTTATTGCTAGCCTACCTTCCTTTCTCAGAGCCTAGTTATTCTTTGCAGAAGACTCATTCTTATCATATTCCCAAGGTCACTGAGAAACATGGGGTAGAATTTTATGTTAAATCTTCTGATTTTGATAACAAATTTCCAATTGGAAGTCTTTCTCGAGCTAACCTTGAGAATCTCGTTGTGAGGGATTACAAGAACACATTGGTACGCTATTGTCGTGTGGAGCTTCAACGGCGGCAATGGAACAGGAATTATCCAACACCTAACTGTGATATGCTACAAAATTTTGGAGTGGTGTGA
- the LOC122091437 gene encoding serine/arginine-rich-splicing factor SR34-like isoform X2 gives MSGRSSRTLYVGNLPGDIREREVEDLFYKYGPIVDIDLKIPPRPPGYAFVEFEEARDAEDAIRGRDGYNFDGHRLRVELAHGGRGHSSSIDRRSSYNGGGGRGGLSRHSDYRVLVTGLPSSASWQDLKDHMRRAGDVCFSQVFRDSGGTTGIVDYTNYDDMKYAIRKLDDSEFRNAFSRGYIRVKEYDSRRSLSRSRSRSRSYSRSRSPSRSRSYSRSRSPSKSPKVKSSRRSPSRSRSRSVSSRSRSGSRPRSASRSRSRSKSPLASPPRPKRVSKSPKSRSRSLSRSRSLSRSRSLSPV, from the exons ATGAGCGGCCGTTCAAGTCGAACCCTTTATGTTGGTAATCTCCCTGGTGATATTCGCGAGCGGGAAGTGGAAGATCTGTTCTACAAG TATGGACCTATTGTTGACATTGATTTGAAGATCCCACCAAGGCCTCCGGGCTATGCTTTTGTTGAG TTTGAAGAGGCTCGTGATGCTGAAGATGCTATTCGTGGTCGTGACGGATATAACTTTGATGGACACCGTTTACGT GTGGAGCTGGCACATGGTGGGCGAGGGCACTCCTCATCAATAGATCGTCGTAGTAGTTACAATGGTGGGGGTGGCCGCGGTGGTCTCTCTAGGCACTCGGATTATCGTG TGTTGGTCACTGGGTTACCTTCTTCCGCCTCATGGCAAGATCTAAAG GATCATATGCGTCGAGCTGGAGACGTTTGCTTCTCTCAGGTGTTCCGTGATAGTGGTG GTACCACTGGAATTGTGGATTATACCAACTATGATGACATGAAATATGCA atCAGGAAACTTGATGACTCTGAATTTCGAAATGCATTTTCTCGGGGATATATACGG GTGAAAGAGTATGACTCGAGACGGAGCTTGTCTAGAAGCCGTAGTCGTAGTCGTTCCTACTCAAGAAGCAGGAGCCCTAGCCGTAGTCGTAGCTACAGTCGAAGCCGCAGCCCAAG CAAATCACCGAAGGTCAAATCTTCACGCCGTTCTCCATCTAGATCTCGCTCAAGATCTGTTTCTTCCCGTTCTCGTTCAGGGTCAAGGCCACGCTCTGCGTCAAG ATCAAGATCAAGATCCAAATCTCCATTAGCATCT CCTCCTCGCCCCAAGCGTGTGAGTAAAAGCCCAAAGAGCCGGAGCCGGAGCCTGAGTCGCAGCAGGAGCTTGTCTCGGTCTCGGTCTCTGTCTCCTGTATAG
- the LOC122091437 gene encoding serine/arginine-rich-splicing factor SR34-like isoform X1: MSGRSSRTLYVGNLPGDIREREVEDLFYKYGPIVDIDLKIPPRPPGYAFVEFEEARDAEDAIRGRDGYNFDGHRLRVELAHGGRGHSSSIDRRSSYNGGGGRGGLSRHSDYRVLVTGLPSSASWQDLKDHMRRAGDVCFSQVFRDSGGTTGIVDYTNYDDMKYAIRKLDDSEFRNAFSRGYIRVKEYDSRRSLSRSRSRSRSYSRSRSPSRSRSYSRSRSPSKSPKVKSSRRSPSRSRSRSVSSRSRSGSRPRSASRSRSRSKSPLASPPRPKRVSKSPKSRSRSLSRSRSLSRSRSLSPVRSNRI; the protein is encoded by the exons ATGAGCGGCCGTTCAAGTCGAACCCTTTATGTTGGTAATCTCCCTGGTGATATTCGCGAGCGGGAAGTGGAAGATCTGTTCTACAAG TATGGACCTATTGTTGACATTGATTTGAAGATCCCACCAAGGCCTCCGGGCTATGCTTTTGTTGAG TTTGAAGAGGCTCGTGATGCTGAAGATGCTATTCGTGGTCGTGACGGATATAACTTTGATGGACACCGTTTACGT GTGGAGCTGGCACATGGTGGGCGAGGGCACTCCTCATCAATAGATCGTCGTAGTAGTTACAATGGTGGGGGTGGCCGCGGTGGTCTCTCTAGGCACTCGGATTATCGTG TGTTGGTCACTGGGTTACCTTCTTCCGCCTCATGGCAAGATCTAAAG GATCATATGCGTCGAGCTGGAGACGTTTGCTTCTCTCAGGTGTTCCGTGATAGTGGTG GTACCACTGGAATTGTGGATTATACCAACTATGATGACATGAAATATGCA atCAGGAAACTTGATGACTCTGAATTTCGAAATGCATTTTCTCGGGGATATATACGG GTGAAAGAGTATGACTCGAGACGGAGCTTGTCTAGAAGCCGTAGTCGTAGTCGTTCCTACTCAAGAAGCAGGAGCCCTAGCCGTAGTCGTAGCTACAGTCGAAGCCGCAGCCCAAG CAAATCACCGAAGGTCAAATCTTCACGCCGTTCTCCATCTAGATCTCGCTCAAGATCTGTTTCTTCCCGTTCTCGTTCAGGGTCAAGGCCACGCTCTGCGTCAAG ATCAAGATCAAGATCCAAATCTCCATTAGCATCT CCTCCTCGCCCCAAGCGTGTGAGTAAAAGCCCAAAGAGCCGGAGCCGGAGCCTGAGTCGCAGCAGGAGCTTGTCTCGGTCTCGGTCTCTGTCTCCT GTAAGATCTAATCGTATATGA